The uncultured Roseibium sp. DNA segment CGGCTTCCCGGTTTGACCGCTGGGATAGCTTCCAATTCCGGCGGAAGCTTGTCAGCTTCATAGGCTGGGACCTTGTAGTCGGCCAGGGCGATCAGCGGAACGCCCGTATCGGCTGCACCGGCAGAGCGATCGATCAGGCAGGCAACGGCCAGGACGTCGGCACCGATCGACTTCAACGCGTCCACCGTTTCGCGGCTGGAAAGGCCGGTGGTCACGATGTCCTCGACAATCACGATGCGCGCGCCTTCGGGCATTTCGAACCGCCGCAAACGGAATTCTCCGTCTTCCCGCTCGACCCACATGGCCGGTACCTTCAAGTGGCGCGCGGTTTCATATCCGGGGATCAGGCCTCCCAGTGCCGGGGAGACCACGTAGTCGATGTCACCGAGATCCGCGGCGCGAATCTTTTCCGCGAGCGCCCTGCACAGGGCTTCCGTCCGCTCCGGATACATGAAGACCCGGGCTTTCTGGATGAACACCGGGCTGCGGAGGCCCGAGGACAGGATGAAATGGCCTTCAAGGATCGCGCCGGCGTCGCGGAACTGTTGAAGCACTTCCTCGCGACTCATGGGGCGGCTCATAGGGCTGGTCATGCGGATGACTGTCCTTTCCTGGGTTTGCCGGCGTCAGCCGTTGACACGGGTCACACTGGAGACATTCGGTTTTGAACGCAACTGATTGATGATCCGGTTCAAGTGTTTAAGATCCCATACTTCGAGATCGATGATCATTTGGTGAAAATCCGTCGCCTGGCGGACCATTTTCACGTTGTCGATGTTGCCGCTGTTTTCGCCGATCACCTGAGCGATGGTGGCCAGCGAACCGGGTTCGTTGATCGCGGAGATGGCGAGCCTGGCGGGAAACCGCTCGGGATTGTCGACGTCGATATCCCAGCGCACGTCGACCCAGCGTTCGCTCTGGTCGTCGAACTCCTTCAGGGCCGGAGATTGGATCGGATAGATCGTCAGGCCGTCGGAAGGGGTCAGGATGCCGACGATCCGGTCGCCGGGAACGGCTCCGCCGTCAGGCGCAAAGCTGACCGGAACATCGCCGGACAGGCCTCGGATCGGCAGTGCGGATCCGTCCTGGGGCTCGTCCCCGGGGGCCGGATCGAGTTCGCCCGCTGGTATGCGGAATTTCAATCCCGCGCCCTTTTCCAGGTCGAACCAGCCGTCTTCGGAGGTGGCCGGAATGTGGACGACCCGGTCGTCCTGGTAGTCGGGATGGGCCGACTTGAGGACCGATTGGGCACTGATATCGCCGCGGCCGACGGCAGCCAGGAGTTCGGCGACATTCGGCTGATTGTGATCGGTCAGCGCCGACTGCAGCAGATCTTCGGAATAGATCTTTTCCGCCCGCGCGAAGGCGCGTTTGAGAATATGCTCGCCGAGAGCGCCGTATTGCTTGCGAATGGATTCGCGGGTTGCCCGTCGGATGGCGGCACGGGCCTTGCCGGTGACGGCGATCGATTCCCAGGCCGGCGGCGGTGTCTGCGCCTTGGACCGGATGATCTCCACCTCGTCACCGTTTCTCAGTTCGGTTACCAGCGGCATGATCTTGCCGTTGACCTTGCAGCCGACGCAGGTGTTACCGATCCCGGTGTGGACCGCATAGGCGAAATCGATCGGGGTCGCGCCGCGGGGCAGGGCGATCAGCCGCCCTTTCGGCGTGAAGCAGAACACCTGGTCGTGGAAGAGTTCCAGCTTGGTGTTTTCCAGGAATTCTTCCGGGGTGTCGCCTTCGTTGAGAAGGTCGATGGTCCGTCTCAGCCACTCGTAGGCGCGGCAGTCGTCCGTGTGACGGGCGATGTTCAGGCCACCCATCTCGCCGTCCTTGTAAAGGGCGTGTGCCGCGATACCGAACTCCGCGACCCGGTCCATCGCGGCCGTGCGGATCTGCAGTTCCACGCGCTGGCGGGACGGGCCGACGATCGTGGTGTGGATCGAGCGGTAGTCGTTCTGCTTCGGAGTGGAGATGTAATCCTTGAACCGGCCTGGAACCGTCGG contains these protein-coding regions:
- the pyrE gene encoding orotate phosphoribosyltransferase; this encodes MSREEVLQQFRDAGAILEGHFILSSGLRSPVFIQKARVFMYPERTEALCRALAEKIRAADLGDIDYVVSPALGGLIPGYETARHLKVPAMWVEREDGEFRLRRFEMPEGARIVIVEDIVTTGLSSRETVDALKSIGADVLAVACLIDRSAGAADTGVPLIALADYKVPAYEADKLPPELEAIPAVKPGSRGLS
- a CDS encoding bifunctional (p)ppGpp synthetase/guanosine-3',5'-bis(diphosphate) 3'-pyrophosphohydrolase, whose protein sequence is MMRQYELVERVTRYNPDADEALLNKAYVYAMQKHGSQTRASGDPYFSHPLEVAAILTNLRLDDATIAVALLHDTIEDTDATRAEIDSMFGEEIGKLVDGLTKIKRLDLVSQKAKQAENFRKLLLAIADDVRVLLVKLADRLHNMRTLHHMPEHKRGRIAEETMEIYAPLAGRMGMQDMREELEDLSFKTLNPEAYDTISERLTELRETNAELIGEIEKTLTERLAERGMAAVVKGREKRPYSIFRKMQQKSLGFEQLSDLYGFRVTVGTVEACYRVLGVIHTTWPTVPGRFKDYISTPKQNDYRSIHTTIVGPSRQRVELQIRTAAMDRVAEFGIAAHALYKDGEMGGLNIARHTDDCRAYEWLRRTIDLLNEGDTPEEFLENTKLELFHDQVFCFTPKGRLIALPRGATPIDFAYAVHTGIGNTCVGCKVNGKIMPLVTELRNGDEVEIIRSKAQTPPPAWESIAVTGKARAAIRRATRESIRKQYGALGEHILKRAFARAEKIYSEDLLQSALTDHNQPNVAELLAAVGRGDISAQSVLKSAHPDYQDDRVVHIPATSEDGWFDLEKGAGLKFRIPAGELDPAPGDEPQDGSALPIRGLSGDVPVSFAPDGGAVPGDRIVGILTPSDGLTIYPIQSPALKEFDDQSERWVDVRWDIDVDNPERFPARLAISAINEPGSLATIAQVIGENSGNIDNVKMVRQATDFHQMIIDLEVWDLKHLNRIINQLRSKPNVSSVTRVNG